In Priestia megaterium NBRC 15308 = ATCC 14581, the following proteins share a genomic window:
- a CDS encoding DUF3973 domain-containing protein: protein MYYCVRCSKFHDEQEKENIFQNGFYIDPYLLQKVHLGMCVHKSPSIKQMRAVERFETKKM, encoded by the coding sequence ATGTATTACTGTGTAAGATGCTCCAAATTTCATGACGAACAGGAAAAAGAAAACATCTTTCAAAATGGTTTTTACATTGATCCCTATTTGCTTCAAAAAGTCCATCTAGGCATGTGCGTCCACAAATCCCCATCAATCAAACAAATGAGAGCCGTAGAACGATTCGAAACGAAAAAAATGTAG
- a CDS encoding PepSY domain-containing protein, with protein sequence MISEKRSLLLKEQAKLLALKEYKGIVKSISLSKILTLPIYIVDILTLNGEEHKVKINAETGSILKEKTIPLTKSRAKAYALRQHKGIIESIVLTNKQYEIVILGPDGKTHSVKIDAEIDVLAQEERNIQ encoded by the coding sequence ATGATTTCTGAAAAACGATCTCTTTTGTTGAAAGAACAAGCAAAGCTTCTCGCATTAAAAGAATATAAAGGCATTGTCAAATCCATATCGCTGAGTAAAATACTCACTCTTCCTATTTATATAGTAGATATCCTTACGTTAAACGGAGAAGAGCACAAAGTAAAAATTAACGCCGAAACCGGCAGTATTTTGAAAGAAAAAACGATTCCTTTAACTAAAAGCCGTGCAAAAGCATATGCGTTAAGACAGCATAAAGGTATTATCGAATCGATTGTTCTCACTAACAAGCAGTACGAAATTGTGATTCTTGGACCTGATGGAAAAACCCACAGCGTAAAGATTGATGCTGAAATTGATGTGCTGGCACAAGAAGAGCGAAACATTCAGTAA